One window from the genome of Solea solea chromosome 2, fSolSol10.1, whole genome shotgun sequence encodes:
- the LOC131455471 gene encoding aryl hydrocarbon receptor-like codes for MYAGRKRRKPAQRGVKPTPPEGAKSNPSKRHRDRLNSELDRLASLLPFPEDVISSLDKLSILRLSVSFLRTKSFFSVALKKQLSNSLTKSSERSDHDGKMVVATDQHIPEGELLMQALNGFVLVVTAEGIVFFCSHTILDYLGFHQTDVMHQSVFELIHTEDQQEFRRNLHWALNPPAGQGTPTDSPTDGESASSCLVSYNPDQLPPENSSFLERGFVCRFRCLLDNSSGFMALNIQGRLKFLHGQSRQHRNSEASAPPQLALFAIATPIQPPAILEIRTRNMIFRTKHKLDFTPMACDAKGKVVLGYTEAELRVRGSGYQFIHAADMLYCAENHVRMMKTGESGLTVFRLLTKDNRWKWVQANARLVYKNSKPDYIIATQRPLAEEEGGEQLRQRSMHLPFTFATGEAMLYHTSYPLHGFPDSFQGKAKGSKPKKGKLDKSSADDLDPKSLLGALMSQDESVYVCQPNMEPEMSHHSSLISEQQSKTEGFSGLLGGGETGTCNGKTSSYDPLLATLDSLSLDSDETCSNSELFNALENLGLNAEDLELLLLDERMIQVELDPNHIPTLSDLLTNNEILSFIHESLESCTEGEERGETSGFGLSSHPPTQPNPDSDPNVSQNSLAAPSAVSICRQPIVQLSQQMQQHISASEQVEAQLGPIQSVAQPGAADTNTLPGIPNGHWLITSESLHNTNNHNHLHQHTARKASQLNSEHKQWQLQQEQHSVQLQCHQQENSQTLSLVPGFQNQLELTTSRSYIPNGHSAFPPNMEVSHTGYSTSNTTSYAGGTVQNGDVCHFKLQSHHRHQQMLQETHFPLGQSSTLDLEQFLGLSQLQHSLPSLQACSVFSTSAEDATHSKLENGSHLSATNAASTYIKACLMPSGNAAATDDISVSCPEGLAARQDPQKSEFFL; via the exons ATGTATGCAGGACgcaaaagaagaaaaccagCACAGAGGGG AGTCAAACCGACCCCTCCTGAAGGAGCCAAGTCCAATCCATCCAAACGCCACCGTGACCGCCTGAACTCCGAGCTGGACCGGCTCGCCAGCCTGCTGCCTTTCCCCGAAGACGTCATTTCCAGCCTGGACAAACTGTCCATCCTGAGGCTCAGCGTCAGCTTCCTGCGCACCAAGAGCTTCTTCTCAG ttGCATTGAAGAAACAACTGTCCAACAGTCTGACAAAGAGCAGTGAACGCAGTGACCATGACGGCAAGATGGTGGTTGCTACAGACCAGCACATACCTGAGGGGGAGTTGCTGATGCAG gCCTTGAATGGCTTTGTCCTGGTGGTGACAGCTGAGGGAattgtcttcttctgctccCACACCATCCTGGATTACCTTGGCTTCCATCAG ACTGATGTGATGCATCAGAGTGTGTTTGAGCTGATCCACACTGAAGATCAGCAGGAGTTCAGGAGGAACCTGCACTGGGCCCTCAACCCTCCTGCTGGCCAAGGAACCCCCACAGATTCCCCGACTg ATGGTGAATCGGCGTCTTCTTGCCTGGTGAGCTACAACCCTGACCAGCTTCCACCTGAGAACTCCTCTTTTCTGGAGAGAGGCTTTGTCTGCCGCTTCCGCTGTTTGTTGGACAACTCCTCTGGCTTCATG GCATTGAATATCCAAGGTCGGTTGAAGTTCCTCCACGGTCAGAGTCGTCAGCATCGCAACAGCGAGGCAAGTGCGCCTCCTCAGCTCGCCCTCTTTGCCATCGCCACACCCATCCAGCCTCCAGCCATCTTGGAAATCAGAACGAGGAACATGATCTTCAGGACCAAACACAAGCTCGATTTCACACCCATGGCCTGTGACGCAAA AGGCAAAGTTGTCCTGGGCTACACTGAGGCGGAGTTGAGGGTTCGAGGCTCGGGTTACCAGTTCATCCACGCGGCTGACATGTTGTACTGCGCCGAAAACCACGTTAGAA TGATGAAGACGGGCGAGAGCGGCCTCACTGTCTTCAGGCTGCTCACCAAGGACAACCGGTGGAAGTGGGTCCAGGCCAACGCCCGGCTTGTCTACAAAAACAGCAAACCGGACTACATCATTGCCACCCAGAGACCTCTGGC cgaggaggaaggaggggaacAGCTGAGGCAGAGGTCCATGCACCTTCCTTTTACCTTTGCCACTGGCGAAGCGATGCTCTACCACACCAGTTATCCACTGCACGGCTTCCCTGATTCCTTCCAAGGCAAAGCCAAAGGCAGCAAGCCCAAAAAGGGCAAACTAGACAAGAGCTCAGCAGATGACCTGGACCCAAAGTCCCTGCTGGGAGCCCTGATGAGCCAGGATGAGTCTGTGTACGTCTGCCAACCAAACATGGAGCCTGAAATGTCCCACCACAGCAGCCTTATTAGTGAACAGCAAAGCAAGACTGAGGGCTTTAGTGGTTTATTAGGTGGTGGGGAGACGGGGACATGTAATGGTAAAACGTCCAGTTATGATCCCCTGCTGGCCACCTTGGACTCTTTGTCTCTTGACAGTGATGAGACGTGCTCCAACAGTGAGCTCTTTAACGCGCTGGAGAATCTGGGCCTGAATGCTGAAGACTTGGAGCTCCTGCTGCTGGATGAGAGGATGATCCAGGTGGAGCTGGACCCCAACCACATCCCCACCCTCAGTGACCTTCTCACCAACAATGAAATCCTCTCCTTCATTCATGAATCCCTGGAGAGCTGCACTGAAGGAGAGGAACGTGGTGAGACAAGCGGATTTGGACTTTCAAGCCATCCACCAACCCAACCAAACCCCGACTCGGATCCCAATGTCTCCCAGAATTCACTTGCTGCCCCTTCAGCTGTGTCTATTTGCAGACAGCCCATTGTCCAGCTGTCACAGCAGATGCAGCAGCACATCAGCGCCAGTGAGCAGGTGGAAGCTCAGCTGGGGCCGATTCAGTCTGTCGCTCAGCCTGGAGCTGCGGACACCAACACTTTACCTGGGATCCCAAATGGACACTGGTTAATCACATCAGAAAGCCTCCATAACACTAACAAccacaaccatctccaccaACATACTGCACGTAAAGCCTCACAGCTAAACAGTGAACACAAACAGTGGCAGCTCCAACAGGAGCAGCACTCTGTCCAACTCCAGTGCCATCAGCAGGAAAACAGTCAGACTCTGTCTCTGGTGCCTGGTTTCCAAAATCAGCTCGAACTGACAACAAGCAGATCTTACATCCCAAATGGACACTCAGCCTTTCCACCAAACATGGAGGTCAGTCACACAGGTTATAGCACCTCCAACACTACGTCGTATGCAGGCGGCACGGTACAGAACGGTGACGTCTGTCACTTTAAGCTGCAGAGTCACCACAGACATCAGCAGATGTTGCAGGAGACTCACTTCCCTCTAGGCCAGAGTTCTACACTTGATTTGGAGCAGTTCTTGGGTCTTTCCCAGCTGCAGCACAGTCTGCCATCTTTACAGGCATGCAGCGTGTTCAGCACCAGTGCAGAGGATGCCACGCACAGCAAG